The sequence GTGCCTTCCCGCTCCCCCACGGCGGCCACGATCTCGCTCTCGATCCGGCGGAACGTCGCCTCGCCGTCCTCGGCGAAGATGCGCGGGATCGACCGGCCGGCGCGCTCCTCGATCAGCGCGTCGGTGTCCACGAACGGACGGCCGAGCCGGGTCGCGAGCGCCCGGCCGACCAGGGTCTTGCCCGTGCCCATGAAGCCGATGAGCACCACGTTGTGGCGCACGTCCGTCTCAGGCCTCCGGCCCCGTGCGCACCCAGCGCGCGTGCGCCTCGTACGCCTGCCGCATCTCCGCCAGGCTATCGCCGCCGAACTTCTCCACCATCGCGTCGGCGAGGACGATCGCGGCCATCGCTTCCCCGATCACGCCGGCGGCCGGGACCGCGGTCACGTCGCTGCGGACCACCGCCGCCTCCACGCGCTCCTTGGTGACGATGTCCACGGACGCGAGCGGGCTGCGGAGCGTGCTGAGCGGCTTCATCGCCACGCGGACAACGAGGGGTTCGCCCGTGGTCATGCCGCCCTCGGTGCCGCCGGCCTGGTTGGTCGCGCGGTAGAAGCCTCGCTCCGGATCGTAGAAGATCTCGTCGTGCGCCGCCGACCCGGGGAGGCGCGCCTCCGTGAAGCCCTCGCCGATCTCGACGCCCTTCATCGCGTTGATGGACATCATCGCCTGCGCGAGGCGGCCGTCGAGCCGCCGGTCCCAGTGCACGTAGGTGCCGAGCCCCACCGGCACCCCGGTGACCACGACCTCGAAGACGCCGCCGAGCGTGTCGCCCTTCTCGCGCGCCTCGTCGATCGCCGCGATCATGCGGGCCTCGGCCTCCGGATCCACGCAGCGCAGGGGCGACTGCTCGGCGATCGCGGAGATGTCCTCGGGCCGCTCGGGCCGCCGGGTCGCGGCGATGCCTCCCAACTCCACCACGTGGCTGCCCAGCGCGATCCCGAACTGCCCGAGCAGCGCCCGGCAGACGGCGCCGGCGGCCACGCGCGCCGTCGTCTCGCGCGCGCTGGAGCGTTCGAGGACGCGCCGGACATCGTTGAAATGGTATTTCAACGCGCCCGCGAGATCCGCGTGCCCGGGACGCGGCCGGGTGAGCGGCGGCTCCTCCCGCCGCCAGTCCTTGTTGCCGATCGCGAGCCCCACCGGCGCGCCGATCGTGGTACCGCCCATCACGCCGCTGTGGATCTCCGCGCGGTCTTTCTCGATCTGCATCCGGCCGCCGCGGCCGTACCCTTGCTGCCGCCGCGCGAGCTGGACATTAATCTCGTCCTCCGACAACGGCACGCCCGCGGGCAGGCCCTCGACGATCACGAGGAGCCCCCGCCCGTGTGACTCGCCCGCCGTCAGGAATCGAACCATCGCGTCACCGCCCCGTCCGTTCTTCGGCCGGGACCTCGCGGGGCAGCCCCAGCGACTCCCGCATCACATCGATCGGCGCCGCGCGCCCGGTCCAGATCTCGAACGCCCGGGCGCCCTGGTACACCAGCATCGCGAGGCCCCCCAGCGTGCGGCAGCCCCGCGCCCGTGCGTCGTGCAGCAGCGCCGTCTCGCGCGGTTCGTAGATCATGTCCATCACCAGCAGACCCGGGTGCAGCGCGTCGCGCGCCACGGGCGAGAGCCCGCGCTCCGCCCCGCCGCCCAGGGTGGTGGCCTGGATCAACACTCCCGAGTCGCGCAGCGCGGACCGGATACCGGACCCGTCGAGGGGAAGCGCGTCCACGGTGCACGACGGGAAAAACCGCCGTGCGCCCTCCGCGAGCGCCGCGGCGCGGTCCCAGTTGCGGTTCGCGATCACGACCGAGGCGGCGCCAGCGCCCGCCAGCGCAAACGCCGCGCCGCGCGCGGCGCCCCCGGCGCCGACGATCACAACGCACGCCCCTTCGACCGAGATCCCGCCGTCGCGCCGCAGGGCGTCGAGCATCCCCGCCCCGTCGGTGTTGTAACCGACGAGGCGCCCGCCGTCCACCCGGATCGTGTTCACGGCCCCGATTGCCCGGGCGTCCTCGGTCGTCTCGTCGAGGTAGGCCACGGCGGCCTCTTTGTGCGGCACCGTCACGTTCGCGCCGGCGATGCCGAGCGGGGCGAGCCCGCGGAGCGCGTCGGCGAGCCGGTCCCGCGGGACCGGGAACGCCACGTAGCACCAGTTGAGCCCGCGCGCCGCGAACGCTGCGTTGTGCATGCGCGGAGAGAGACTCTCCCGCGCAGCACCCCCGATGACCCCGACGACCGTCGTCGCCCCGTCGATCCCCGTACGGTTACCTCCCGCGAACGTCCTACCAATTATAGGGAACCACCCGGCGGCAGCACAAGCCGGACGCCGCCCGGGCACGGACCGGCACCGCGGCCGCGCGCACAGGGGCCGCCGGGCCTCTGCCCGAAATGGACGTGGCACCAGCGCGAACGGGAGGCGGCCGATGAAGTACGAGGGACAGGAGTACTACGAGATCACGATCGCCGGGCTCCGCCGCAGGCTACCGGTGGTGCCGATCACGGACTCGCTGTGGATCGCCGCGTTCGTCCTGTGGGGCGACGTCGAGATGACGAACGTGTGCGCGCGGCAGATCGCGGAACGCCTCCGGCCCACGGTGTTCGACTGCGTGGTGTCCGTCGAGGCCAAGGCGCTGCCGTTGGCGCACATGGTCGCCACCTATCTCTCGAACCCGCTGACCGGCCATTTCTTCCCGTACGTGGTGTGCCGCAAAAGCGTGAAGGGCTACATGAAAAACCCGCTGACCGTCGAGGTGAAGTCCATCACGACCGCGGGGATGCAGAAGCTCGTGCTGGACGGCGCGGAGGCGGACCGTCTGCGCGACGCGCGGGTCGCGGTCGTGGACGACGTCGTGAGCACCGGGGGCAGCCTCCGCGCCGTCGACGAACTGCTGCATCGGGTTGGGGCGCGCGTCGTGGCGCACGCGACGGTGCTGCTCGAGGAAGGCGGCTACCAGAATCCCGATCTGATCTCGCTGGGGACGCTCCCGATCTTCACTCGCTAGCCGCGTGAACGCCGAGCGCCCGAGGGCGCATCCCGCGGTCTATGGTGCCGGCGCCTTCGGCGCCAGCATGCTGTTGCAGACGATCCTGTTGTGGGCCGTGTACTTCTACGCGCCGCCGTCGGGGCTGGCGCGGCTGCGGCCGGAGTGGATGGGCCTCGCGCTCGCCGGCGGCCGCATCGTGAACGCGCTCAGCAACCCGCCCGTAGCGTTCTGGAGCGACCGGCTGCGTACGCGGTGGGGCCGGCGCCGCCCGTTCCTCGCGGTCGGCGCCCCCGCGCTGGCCGTCTGCTTCGCGCTGCTGTGGATCCCGCCGCCGCTGCCTCCGGTGCCGATGTTCCTCTACGTGCTCGCGGTCCTGGTCGGGTTCTTCTTCTGCTTCTCGTTCGCGATGAATCCGTACGCCGCGCTGCTGCCCGACATCACGCCGGGCGGACACGGCCGCGTGGTGGTCGCGTCGTGGCAGGCCGGGGCCTCCATCGGCGGCGTTGGCATCGCCATGATCTCGTCGGCGTGGCTGATCGCGCACGCCGGGTTCGACGTGATGGGTGCCGCGATCGGAGCGGGGGCGCTCGCCATGCTGTGGACCGTCGCCGCCGGCGTCCGCGAACCCGCTCCCTCCGGCGACGCGGCGTCGCCGGCGTTCTGGCGCGAGATCGGCGGCGTGCTGCGGGACCCCGGGTTCCGCATCTACGTGGTGAGCCTCGCCCTGCTCTGGATCGGTACGAGCATGGTCAACTCTGCGATCGTGTATGTGATCACGGTGCTGATGGGGCTTCCGCAGAGCTCGGTCGGGGTCGTGCTCGGGGTCACGTTCGTCTGCACGCTCGGGGCGTTCCCGCTGCTGGCGCGCCTGACCCGCGCCCTGGGAACGCCCCACGTACTCAGGTGGACGCTCGCCGCCGCCTCCGCCGTCATCCCCCTGATCGGGGCGATCGGCCTGCGGGGCGTCCCCGGCGCGCCAGCCGTCCAGGGCTTCGTGGTGGTCGTGCTCGCGGCGGCGCCGCTCGCCGGTCTCCTCGTCCTGCCGAACGCGCTGCTCGCGGACATCGCGGAGGCGGGCCACGAGCGGACGGGCGAGGGGCGGGAAGCGATGTACTACGCCGTCCAGGGCCTCATTCTCAACGCCGCGTCCGCGGGGTCGTCCGCTCTCCTCGGCGTGCTGCTCGCTCTCGGCGACAGCCCGGGCCACAGCCTCGGGCTCCGCCTCATTCCGGTGGTCGGCGGGGGGTGCACCTTACTTGCGCTGCTGGCGTTTCTCCCGTTTTCATCCGGGGCGGCGCGGGCGCCTCAAGGTGCGCCGTCTCGTTGAGCAATGCCACCCGCGCCACTTTTGCGTCGAACTCCAAGACGTTGATCGCCCCGTTGTCCTGCCGGATCGCCCAGTAGCGGCTGAGCGGCGCATCGAGCACGGCGAGCAGGATCGTCTTGTTCAGGCCGCCGTGCGCGACGGCGGCAATGGTCTCGCCCGGGTGACGCGCCACCATCTCGCCGATAACCTGGATCCCGCGCGCGCGCAGCTCCGCGAGCGTCTCACCGCCGCCCGGCGTGATGCGCTCGGGGTCGCGCCGCCGGGCCCGGAGGATGTCCCCGAATCGCGCGGTGATCTCCTCCGACGTGAGCCCTTCCCACTCGCCCATCGCGACTTCCCGCAGGCGGTCCAGCGGGCGCACCGGCAGGCCGTGGGGCGCGGCGATGGCCGCGGCGGTGTCGCGGGCCCGGGAGAGGGGGCTGCTGTAGATGGCGCGGAACGGGACGGCCGCGAGCGCGACGGCCAGGCGCGCGGCCTGCTCGCGCCCGAGCGTGCTCAGCGCGCTGTCGATGTGGCCCTGATAGCGCCCCTCGGCGTTCCAGTCGGTTTGCCCGTGGCGGATCAGGTAGACGCGCGTGACGCCGTGCGCGGACCTCGGCAGCGCCTCTGAAGGCAGTGTGGTCACGCCGCGGTTAGGACCCGGTCTGCTGGACTTGTCGCGTGGTTTCGCGGAGGGCCGCCGCGGTGGGTTCGGACGCGAGGGACGACGGATCTTCGTCGTCGGGCGAAACGACCTGCACCTCCGAGGAGGACGCAGGCGTGTCCGCGGCCACCGCGGCTTCGGTTGCCTCGGCGCTCCCGCTCATGAACGACGCGTCTGCGAGCGCATCGGGCGCGGGGAGCGCCTGCTGCACGGTCTCGCCCATGTCGTGCATCGTGGAGGACGCCTCCTGCGTGAACTCGCTGAAGGCCTGCCGGGCCTCGTCCTGCGCGCCCCGGACGGAGTTGCGGAAGTCGCGGATCGTGCGACCCAGCGTCCCACCGAACCCGGCCAGCCTGGACGGGCCGAAGATCAGGAGCGCGATCACGAGCAGGATCATCAACTTCTCTGGATTGTCGAACATCACACACCTCTTCCTCCGGCGGCCTCGCCGGAGCTCCCCGGACATTTTACACCACGGACGCGGCCGCGAGAACGGTCCCGAAGCATGCGCGCACGAGCGCACGGGGCGGATGAAGCCATTACCCGGTGAGAGCGACTAGCGGCGGAGTGCGGTTCCCGGAACGCGTCCCTCAGCGGAGAGCCCGTTCCCGCCGGCCACGGGGCGACCTCCTGCGGTGCGCCGCCGCGGGCACGGGGCTCCCGGCGGTGTGCGCATCGACCGCGCGCTCGGTCCGCGCGGCGCGCTCCTCCGGCGCCACCGATCCGTCGGCCGGGCCGGCCACCGCGGTGAGATAGCGCTGATAGTAGCGCTCCACGCTGCGCCGCGTGATCTGAAACGTAGGCGTCCGGTGCGGCCGGATCGCGCCGCTGAACGTCCGCGGGATATGCAGGAGCTCATGGATCAGGATGCGGTCCTGCTCGGCTTCGGGCAGCCGGCCGAACTCCGGCTCGATAATCTCGACCACGTAGGCGGGCCCGATCCCGAGCACCTGTTGCCACAGCGCCGGCAGTCCCCAGATGCGCGCCCACGCTTCGGAGGTCGAGCCGTACCCGCGGACGCAGAAGATCCGGGCGGGGTCCACGTGTCCGAACCCGAGCGCGGCCACGATCCGGGCCAGGCGTCCGTGCGTCCTCGAGCAGAGTTCCCAGCGCATCTGACGCGCGCTCGGCTAACGTGCGGCCGCGCCGCCCGGCCGGGCGGTCAGCATCTTGCGGCCGAGGTTGCGGAGCAGCAGGATCTGGCCGCGATGGTAACCGAGGTGCTCGAGGTAGTGGAGGAGCGCCCACATCTTCGTCGGCCGGTCCTCGCCGGCGAACCGCGGGGACGGTGAGATCCGGGTCGCAAGGTCCTGCACGGTGGCACCGGCGAGCACGCGCCGCGTCACGGCGCGCGCGTCCTCGACCGCGCGGAGCACATTCTCCCGTCGCGGCGAGTCGTGAACGAACTCGGCGTCGCGGTTGCGATTCGCCGGCACGCCGCCGATCGCTTCTCCGACCCACCAGCGCTCGCTGCCGGCGAGGTGGCGCAGCAAAATCGCGATGGAGTTGAACTCCGAACCGGGGCACCACTGGAAGAGCTCGTCGTCCACCGGCTTCACCGCATCGAGCAGCGAGGACCACACCTCATCGAGATGCTCGGCGATGCCTTGTACGGCGCTGTCCATCGGATCGCCCCCCACGCGCGGCCTCAAGCCGCTGTACGCTGTGTGTCTTTTCGCCACCCGGAGCGCTTCCTCCCCTGCTCGGCCGGTTGCGGAGACGGGCGGACGAAACGGAGACGCGATCTCACGTCGCTGTGCGCATGACCGGATCGCCGGTCAGGCGCCGTGACCTCACGATGGGAGGTGTGATTCGCGAGAGGGGTCGGGAATCTCCAGGCACGCAGACGGTGACGGCACTCGTTGCAAACGCCGGGCCCCCGCCGACGCGGGATCTACGATCTCGACCCGAGCACGCCGAACCGGTGGTCCAGCGCGTACACGCCGGGACCGACGAGGATCAACATCAGCGCCACCACGATAATGAGCAGGTTGTACTCGTAGCCGCCGTTCTGGACCCAGAACCCGTGTCGGCCGGCGACCGCAGAGATCGCCACGACCATCGTGATGATGACGGAGAGCGCGCCGAGCGGGGTGAGGAACCCAAGCCCGATGAGCACGCCGCCGCCCAGCTCGCCGAGCCCGGCGAGCACCGCCCAGAACCGTCCGGGCCGGATGCCCGCCCCCTCGAAGTAGCGCGCGGTGCCGATAACGCCCCCGCCGCCGAACCATCCGAACAGCTTCTGGCTCCCGTGCAGGAAGAACGTGAACCCCAGCCAGACGCGGACGATCAGCAGGGCCACATCGATCGTCACGCGTCGCCGCCCTCGTCCCGCGCCACGATCGGCGCGATCGCCGACACCCGATCGCCCTCGTCGAGCCGCTTGAGGCGCACCCCCTGCGCGGCGCGGCCCTGCGTCGAGATCTCTTTGACGGACAGCCGGCTGATGATACCGCGGGCGGTGATGACGAGGACCTCGGTGTCTTCCCGGATCGCCCGGATCGCGACCACGGCACCGGTCTTCGCCGTGAGGCGGATGTTCTTGATCCCGGATCCGCCGCGCGACTGCAGCCGGTACTGGCCGAGCGGCGTGCGCTTGCCGAGCCCCAGCTCGGTGACGGTCAGGAGTTCCTCTCCGTCTCCGCTGCGCGCCATCCCCACCACCACGTCGTCGCTGCGGAGCCGCATGCCGATGACCCCGTGCGCCTGCCGGCCCATTTCACGCACGTTGGCCTCCTTGAAGCGGATCGCCTGACCGCGGCGAGACGCGAGGAAGATCTCCTGTTTCCCGTCCGTCAGGTGGACGCCGACCAGCTCGTCGCCCTTGTCGAGGGTGATCGCGACGATGCCACCCCGCTTCGCATTCAGGAACTCCATCAGCCCGGTGCGCTTCACGTACCCCCGGCTCGTCGCGAAGAACAGGTAGCCCGTGTCCTCGAACGACCGGATCGGGATGATCGCGTTCACGCGTTCGGCCTGCGCGAGATTCAAGAGGTTCACGAGGCTGATGCCCTTCGCCGTGCGCCCGGCTTCGGGCACATCGTACGCCTTGACGCGGTACACCTTGCCGCGGTTCGTGAAGAACAGGAGGAACGCGTGGTTCGTGGTCACCTGGACCAACTCCACGTAGTCCTCCTCTTTGGTCTCCATCCCCATGACGCCGCGGCCGCCGCGGCTCTGGCGCCGGTACGTGTCGAGCGGGAGCCGCTTAATGTAGCCGTTGTGCGTCAGGGTCACCACCACGTCCGCGTCGGGAATCAGGTCCTCCTCTTCCAGCTCCGCGTCCTTGCCGGTGATGCGGGTGCGCC is a genomic window of bacterium containing:
- a CDS encoding MFS transporter, with product MNAERPRAHPAVYGAGAFGASMLLQTILLWAVYFYAPPSGLARLRPEWMGLALAGGRIVNALSNPPVAFWSDRLRTRWGRRRPFLAVGAPALAVCFALLWIPPPLPPVPMFLYVLAVLVGFFFCFSFAMNPYAALLPDITPGGHGRVVVASWQAGASIGGVGIAMISSAWLIAHAGFDVMGAAIGAGALAMLWTVAAGVREPAPSGDAASPAFWREIGGVLRDPGFRIYVVSLALLWIGTSMVNSAIVYVITVLMGLPQSSVGVVLGVTFVCTLGAFPLLARLTRALGTPHVLRWTLAAASAVIPLIGAIGLRGVPGAPAVQGFVVVVLAAAPLAGLLVLPNALLADIAEAGHERTGEGREAMYYAVQGLILNAASAGSSALLGVLLALGDSPGHSLGLRLIPVVGGGCTLLALLAFLPFSSGAARAPQGAPSR
- a CDS encoding phosphoribosyltransferase family protein; this encodes MKYEGQEYYEITIAGLRRRLPVVPITDSLWIAAFVLWGDVEMTNVCARQIAERLRPTVFDCVVSVEAKALPLAHMVATYLSNPLTGHFFPYVVCRKSVKGYMKNPLTVEVKSITTAGMQKLVLDGAEADRLRDARVAVVDDVVSTGGSLRAVDELLHRVGARVVAHATVLLEEGGYQNPDLISLGTLPIFTR
- a CDS encoding DoxX family protein; this translates as MTIDVALLIVRVWLGFTFFLHGSQKLFGWFGGGGVIGTARYFEGAGIRPGRFWAVLAGLGELGGGVLIGLGFLTPLGALSVIITMVVAISAVAGRHGFWVQNGGYEYNLLIIVVALMLILVGPGVYALDHRFGVLGSRS
- a CDS encoding putative metallopeptidase, with the translated sequence MRWELCSRTHGRLARIVAALGFGHVDPARIFCVRGYGSTSEAWARIWGLPALWQQVLGIGPAYVVEIIEPEFGRLPEAEQDRILIHELLHIPRTFSGAIRPHRTPTFQITRRSVERYYQRYLTAVAGPADGSVAPEERAARTERAVDAHTAGSPVPAAAHRRRSPRGRRERALR
- a CDS encoding histidine phosphatase family protein, which encodes MTTLPSEALPRSAHGVTRVYLIRHGQTDWNAEGRYQGHIDSALSTLGREQAARLAVALAAVPFRAIYSSPLSRARDTAAAIAAPHGLPVRPLDRLREVAMGEWEGLTSEEITARFGDILRARRRDPERITPGGGETLAELRARGIQVIGEMVARHPGETIAAVAHGGLNKTILLAVLDAPLSRYWAIRQDNGAINVLEFDAKVARVALLNETAHLEAPAPPRMKTGETPAAQVRCTPRRPPE
- a CDS encoding twin-arginine translocase TatA/TatE family subunit, producing MFDNPEKLMILLVIALLIFGPSRLAGFGGTLGRTIRDFRNSVRGAQDEARQAFSEFTQEASSTMHDMGETVQQALPAPDALADASFMSGSAEATEAAVAADTPASSSEVQVVSPDDEDPSSLASEPTAAALRETTRQVQQTGS
- a CDS encoding shikimate dehydrogenase, with the protein product MPRPFRAEARRPLCARPRCRSVPGRRPACAAAGWFPIIGRTFAGGNRTGIDGATTVVGVIGGAARESLSPRMHNAAFAARGLNWCYVAFPVPRDRLADALRGLAPLGIAGANVTVPHKEAAVAYLDETTEDARAIGAVNTIRVDGGRLVGYNTDGAGMLDALRRDGGISVEGACVVIVGAGGAARGAAFALAGAGAASVVIANRNWDRAAALAEGARRFFPSCTVDALPLDGSGIRSALRDSGVLIQATTLGGGAERGLSPVARDALHPGLLVMDMIYEPRETALLHDARARGCRTLGGLAMLVYQGARAFEIWTGRAAPIDVMRESLGLPREVPAEERTGR
- a CDS encoding DinB family protein, with protein sequence MDSAVQGIAEHLDEVWSSLLDAVKPVDDELFQWCPGSEFNSIAILLRHLAGSERWWVGEAIGGVPANRNRDAEFVHDSPRRENVLRAVEDARAVTRRVLAGATVQDLATRISPSPRFAGEDRPTKMWALLHYLEHLGYHRGQILLLRNLGRKMLTARPGGAAAR
- the aroC gene encoding chorismate synthase; this translates as MVRFLTAGESHGRGLLVIVEGLPAGVPLSEDEINVQLARRQQGYGRGGRMQIEKDRAEIHSGVMGGTTIGAPVGLAIGNKDWRREEPPLTRPRPGHADLAGALKYHFNDVRRVLERSSARETTARVAAGAVCRALLGQFGIALGSHVVELGGIAATRRPERPEDISAIAEQSPLRCVDPEAEARMIAAIDEAREKGDTLGGVFEVVVTGVPVGLGTYVHWDRRLDGRLAQAMMSINAMKGVEIGEGFTEARLPGSAAHDEIFYDPERGFYRATNQAGGTEGGMTTGEPLVVRVAMKPLSTLRSPLASVDIVTKERVEAAVVRSDVTAVPAAGVIGEAMAAIVLADAMVEKFGGDSLAEMRQAYEAHARWVRTGPEA